A DNA window from Pontimonas salivibrio contains the following coding sequences:
- a CDS encoding glycosyltransferase: protein MSEAPVVSVGIVIPAYNEEDTIRACVMAALGQTVPADEIIIVDNRSRDRTRHIVEELIAQHPDAPIRVLSQESEQGITPTRNMGFDAVESDVIGRIDSDTLLEPNWVEQVKNVFADSNVHAATGPVIYYDMPLRRYMARADDTMRKAMFRLATSYKFLFGTNMALRRDAWWAVRDEVCLDSDDDMHEDIDLSVHLYDQGFKAIYASHMVAGMSARRVEDTPKDFYDYVQRFDRTYRHHGIRKRRLRAPAWVYLAIYPIAKGMRWSHKLRENQVFKIPRIDLR, encoded by the coding sequence ATGTCTGAGGCTCCTGTCGTGAGCGTGGGAATTGTCATTCCCGCATACAACGAAGAGGACACCATTCGTGCCTGTGTGATGGCCGCGCTGGGCCAAACAGTCCCCGCGGATGAAATCATCATCGTGGATAACCGGTCCCGTGATCGCACTCGCCACATCGTTGAGGAACTCATCGCCCAACACCCCGACGCGCCGATTCGGGTTCTGAGCCAAGAATCCGAACAGGGCATTACCCCGACCAGAAATATGGGGTTCGACGCTGTCGAATCCGACGTCATTGGTCGGATTGATTCGGATACGTTGTTGGAGCCCAACTGGGTCGAGCAGGTCAAAAATGTTTTCGCAGATTCGAATGTGCACGCCGCGACCGGGCCAGTGATCTACTACGACATGCCCCTTCGTCGCTACATGGCCAGAGCCGATGACACGATGCGAAAAGCAATGTTTCGCTTAGCGACCAGCTACAAGTTCCTGTTCGGGACAAACATGGCTCTTCGCCGGGACGCCTGGTGGGCGGTGCGAGACGAAGTGTGTCTGGATTCAGACGACGACATGCACGAAGACATTGACCTCTCTGTGCACCTCTACGACCAAGGTTTTAAGGCGATCTACGCATCACACATGGTGGCGGGTATGTCGGCCAGGCGAGTCGAAGATACTCCGAAAGATTTTTACGACTACGTGCAACGCTTCGATCGCACCTACCGCCACCACGGGATTCGCAAACGACGCCTCAGGGCACCGGCGTGGGTGTATTTGGCCATTTACCCCATCGCCAAAGGTATGCGCTGGAGTCACAAGCTTCGAGAAAATCAAGTCTTCAAAATTCCCCGCATCGATCTGCGCTAA